The Pseudomonas sp. R4-35-07 nucleotide sequence GCTGTAACCATTGATCACTCTAGACTCCAATAAGCTCCCCGCCGAACATCTGTTGGGCGGCATAACAATCAAAGGGCCGGCCACAGTGGAAAATCTCAAGCGATTCAACAGCTTCGCCGAGTTTTACCCGTATTACCTGGCAGAGCATGGCAACAGCACCTGCCGGCGCCTGCACTTTATCGGCACCACCCTCGTGATCGGCATTCTGGCGTATGCCCTGGGTCGCGGCTCGCCGGGCCTGCTGCTGGCCGTGCCGATTGCCGGCTACAGCTTTGCCTGGATCGGCCACTTCTTTTTTGAAAAAAACCGCCCGGCGACCTTTCAGCACCCGTTTTACAGCCTGCTGGGTGATTTTGTGATGTACCGCGACATGATCCTAGGCAAGGTGCCGTTCTAGTTTTCGTGGATATAAAAGTCTATTTGTCATTTACGGTGCTGTATCCTGCCAAGGCTTTTTGAGAGCGCGCAATCACCCGCGATTTAAAACAGACCTTGCGAGGAGCGACGACGATGCACGAGATACCTAATCTCCCCTTCCCAAGCCTGCACCCAACAGAGCAGCCAACACCGCAGCAGGCCAGCCCAAAGCAGCCTGAAGCCAAACAAGCCAAACCAGTCGACAGCAAACGCCAGGACTGACGCCGTACCAGACCGTGTGGAAAGCGCCACTTCAAGCGTTTTCCACACTGCCTGAACTCTGGGATACCCGCCATGACCGACACCCTTCCCGATTCCCCGGACACCGCCGTCCTCGACGCTGCCTTGCAAATGATCGAGGTGTGGAACCGCCTCAGCGCGGACAAACAAGCCACGTTGCTCAAGCGCTTCGGTACCCAGGAAAACGCCTTGGCCGCCCTAGTCACCACCCAATTGCTGGCCCCTGCGCAACCCTGAGGTCTTCCCGGTCTGAGGTTTTTGCGCTTTAGCGCCCTACGCGAGCCCAACCACCGGTATCATTAGCAGCCTATCTTTACCTGCTGCGACAGTGGACCTCTCCCATGCCAGATACCCAGCGCCCCATGGCGGTCACGCTGCAAGTCGTTTCCATCGTGCTGTTCACCTTTATCGGTTACCTGAACATCGGCATCCCCCTGGCCGTTTTGCCGGGCTATGTGCATAGCGAAC carries:
- a CDS encoding DUF962 domain-containing protein, whose product is MENLKRFNSFAEFYPYYLAEHGNSTCRRLHFIGTTLVIGILAYALGRGSPGLLLAVPIAGYSFAWIGHFFFEKNRPATFQHPFYSLLGDFVMYRDMILGKVPF